A stretch of DNA from Lodderomyces elongisporus chromosome 4, complete sequence:
agatgAACGGCGAAGGATGGTATGCAAACACACAAACTAATGGATTTTAACAGACgttttttccttcaaaaATCAAAGGAGTATAAAGCGGCAAAGGTATTCAACTTACTTGATGGCAATTATGGAAGTGGATTGCACCCttaattttcatttcggttgttcttcctcttcttttgcttcccTTCTTcccctttcctttcccctTTCTCTATCCGCCTTTgctttgatttgatttgatttgatttggCTTGCGATCTGCGGTGAAAAGCTGCATAGTTCCCCACTATTATCCTATTTTGATTGTCCGAATAAACTTGATACtaactattttttttttgctttgttcaATAGGTTATTTATTCTAGCAGTTGTTGCCAATGCTGTCAACTTATTCTCGCAGGTGTTTTTCACCATCATGTATTCCGATTTGGAGTGCGACTACATCAACCCTATTGAGTTGTGTAATAAGTTGAACCCATGGTTCATGCCGGAAGCTGGTTTGCATGCGTTCATCACCGCATTGTTCTTGGTCAATGGATACTGGTTCTGCTTCTTGCTCAACTTGCCATTGCTTGCATACAATGTCAACAAGTTTTACACAAAGAACCACTTGTTGGATGCCACAGAGATTTTCAGAACTTTGTCCAAGCACAAGAAGGAAAGTTTCCTCAAGTTGGGTTTccatttgttgatgttcttcttttacttgTACAGAATGATCATGGCATTGGTTAATGACGAACattgaataaaaatacaaaaagtgGCAAGAGAGGTGATACTTGTGAGGATGAGTTTAAGGTGAAAGAGTGtgacaaagagaaagaagaggaggtgGACCAAAGTTGTCGAGCTGAAGCATTCAGATTGGTGAGGCGCAGAGTGCGGTGTGTTTTTGAATAGAGTTTACAGAACACTAATTCTATATGGAAGTAGGCTAGACTAACAAGCTAGCAGAATATTTTGTATAATCACTTTAATTGAATTATTTACTATCTAGATTCTAATCTCTTGgtcatacatatatacatacatatatatatgagcATATGGATCTGCTTAGTTTTCGAATTGGCATTGATtatccaaatttttttggaaaggGTTTCCTTACCTGTCGTACAATTGAAATCCAGAAATATTTTTAATACTGCCACACGGTTTGAACAGCATTTCTCGAAGGGGTTATAATAGGGTTTTTAGATGATACTTCGAAGATCAGCTTTTAAGTATTTATGTATTCAGGATTTCCGTAGTTCTTACTTATTTGTTGAATGATAAGCTACAATTACAGTCGCTGAACGTAGCAAATTCCGTTTATGCCGAGTGGCTGTTagtttcaatttgttttgtttcttataGCGTCAAAAATTGTCTTTGAacctctctttcttttccttcccCATTACTTCTTTGTTACTTTGCCCTTTCTGGAaagaacataaaaaaaaaaaatcaagacTTTCTAGATCTTTGAAACATCTCGTAGTTTACTTTCAAGTTCCAATGCATCGGCTCGTAATTGTTTAATTCTGTCCACTAATGTCTTTACATGATCGACAAgaattttttgttcttctagTTTTGCGCGAAAATATGCAGTTACTTCGCCCTTGTTATTCAAGTTGGTCAAACTCGACGCTGCATCACCTTTACCCAATAATATTTCATTTAGTTTCATCACATCTTCTTTTACGTTCTCGATTTTACTTTTAGTCAGAGCAATCTCTTTCCTAATGGcaacaattttattttctattcttgAGAGATCCGTAGCATagctttcattttcaaaagaagagTCGCATAGTTCTGCA
This window harbors:
- the ERV14 gene encoding COPII-coated vesicle protein, whose amino-acid sequence is MNGEGWLFILAVVANAVNLFSQVFFTIMYSDLECDYINPIELCNKLNPWFMPEAGLHAFITALFLVNGYWFCFLLNLPLLAYNVNKFYTKNHLLDATEIFRTLSKHKKESFLKLGFHLLMFFFYLYRMIMALVNDEH